The following are from one region of the Gossypium hirsutum isolate 1008001.06 chromosome D03, Gossypium_hirsutum_v2.1, whole genome shotgun sequence genome:
- the LOC107950584 gene encoding protein BOLA2: MGVTKEQVESSLTSKLKPSHLEVIDTSGGCGASFVIEIVSEQFEGKRLLERHRIVNAALEEEMKQIHALSIKKALTPEQWKQQQEAEKSKPDA; the protein is encoded by the exons ATGGGAGTGACGAAGGAACAAGTTGAGTCTTCATTGACTTCAAAATTGAAGCCTTCTCATCTG GAAGTAATCGATACATCTGGAGG GTGCGGTGCAAGTTTTGTTATTGAGATTGTATCAGAGCAATTTGAAGGGAAGAGGCTCCTGGAAAGGCACCGAATTGTGAATGCTGCTCTCGAGGAGGAGATGAAGCAAATCCATGCCCTGTCTATAAAGAAAGCTCTGACCCCGGAGCAGTGGAAACAACAGCAAGAGGCTGAAAAATCTAAACCAGATGCTTAG